From a single Deinococcus apachensis DSM 19763 genomic region:
- a CDS encoding thiamine diphosphokinase yields MTGWILVGGRLVMTQALRALPRPDLVVAADGGGQHAAVLGVRVDAWVGDFDSSNGLELEAPREVHPAAKDETDAELAVLVARERGTSDLVFLGAFGGRFDHTAALVLGGLRLAGEGLGVTLHSGDESAHPLLPGAEMSLDLPGGTVLSVLAFSPLQGLSLRGVRWPLEDASVPLGSGWTVSNEAAGGRVTASVKQGTALVTVLHSS; encoded by the coding sequence ATGACGGGCTGGATTCTGGTTGGCGGACGCCTGGTGATGACACAAGCTTTGCGGGCTCTCCCCCGCCCCGACCTGGTGGTGGCGGCGGATGGCGGGGGGCAGCACGCGGCGGTGCTGGGCGTGAGGGTGGACGCCTGGGTGGGCGACTTCGACTCCTCGAACGGCCTGGAGCTGGAGGCCCCGCGCGAGGTTCACCCGGCGGCGAAGGACGAGACGGACGCGGAACTCGCCGTGCTTGTGGCGCGTGAACGAGGGACGAGCGACCTCGTCTTCCTGGGCGCTTTCGGCGGGCGCTTCGACCACACGGCGGCGCTCGTGCTGGGGGGGTTGCGGCTCGCGGGAGAGGGCCTGGGGGTGACCTTGCACAGCGGGGACGAGAGCGCGCATCCGCTGCTTCCTGGTGCGGAAATGAGTCTTGACCTTCCGGGGGGCACGGTCCTCAGCGTGCTTGCGTTCAGCCCCCTACAGGGCCTTTCCCTGAGGGGCGTTCGTTGGCCCCTTGAGGACGCCTCCGTTCCCCTCGGCAGCGGCTGGACCGTCAGCAACGAGGCGGCGGGGGGGCGGGTGACGGCCTCGGTTAAACAGGGAACGGCGCTCGTTACCGTGCTACATAGCTCGTAA
- a CDS encoding amino acid ABC transporter permease, producing the protein MLDVFTPDALRALWRGAQLTLSLTLLASVFGLALGLIAGLGRMSRLAPLRLLAGLYIETFRGTPLLVQLFFLFFALPQITRVSLPAFNTAVLGLSLFAGAYAAEIIRGSLNAVDRGQVDAARALGLNPLQTLRLVLIPQAARTAVPALGNQFIGLLKDSSLASVITVSELLLTTRGLVSITYQPVPLYLAVALIYFLLSNAAARLFRLLERRLNRPYRTSAA; encoded by the coding sequence ATGCTCGACGTCTTTACACCGGATGCGCTGCGCGCCCTGTGGCGGGGCGCGCAGCTCACGCTCTCCCTGACCCTGCTCGCCAGCGTCTTCGGCCTCGCCCTGGGGCTGATCGCCGGGCTGGGGCGGATGTCGCGCCTGGCCCCGCTGCGGCTGCTGGCGGGCCTCTACATCGAGACGTTCCGGGGCACGCCGCTGCTCGTGCAGCTCTTTTTCCTGTTTTTCGCGCTGCCGCAAATTACCCGGGTGTCCCTGCCCGCCTTCAACACGGCGGTGCTGGGTCTGAGCCTGTTTGCCGGAGCTTACGCCGCCGAGATCATCCGGGGCAGCCTGAACGCCGTGGACCGCGGGCAGGTGGACGCGGCGCGGGCGCTGGGCCTGAACCCGCTCCAGACGCTGCGGCTGGTGCTGATCCCACAGGCGGCCCGGACGGCGGTCCCCGCGCTGGGCAACCAGTTTATCGGCCTGCTCAAGGATTCCAGCCTGGCGAGCGTGATCACGGTGTCCGAGCTGCTGCTCACCACGCGCGGGTTGGTGTCGATCACCTACCAGCCGGTGCCGCTGTACCTCGCCGTCGCGCTGATCTACTTCCTGCTGTCCAATGCGGCGGCCCGGCTGTTCCGGCTGCTGGAACGGCGGCTCAACCGGCCGTACCGGACGAGCGCGGCCTGA
- a CDS encoding transporter substrate-binding domain-containing protein → MFKSASLFLAALSLSAASVAHADLADVKKRGELRVVMSGEYPPFSLPAPDGSLTGFDADVAREIGKRLGVKVRLIKAEFSSIIAGLQSGQFDLAVASQSKTPERERAVDFLSKPYYYDGFQLFVPANSAAKNLAGLGGKPVAVAQGTVFEKFLRDQKYPNVVTYSGEPEIYLALASGRAAGMITTRTVGSVAIKNGQKLKAAGPVLQQDNPYITLGKNQPQLKAAVEKALAQMRVDGTLKQLSVKYLGSNITVPTR, encoded by the coding sequence ATGTTTAAATCTGCCTCCCTATTTCTCGCCGCCCTCAGCCTCTCCGCTGCCTCGGTCGCCCACGCCGACCTGGCGGACGTGAAGAAGCGGGGTGAACTGCGCGTCGTGATGAGCGGCGAGTACCCGCCCTTCTCTCTACCAGCCCCTGACGGCTCGCTGACCGGCTTCGACGCTGACGTGGCGCGCGAGATCGGCAAGCGGCTCGGGGTGAAGGTCCGGCTGATCAAGGCCGAGTTCTCCTCCATCATCGCGGGGCTCCAGTCGGGGCAGTTCGACCTCGCCGTCGCCTCGCAGAGCAAGACGCCCGAGCGCGAGCGGGCGGTGGACTTCCTGAGCAAGCCTTACTACTACGACGGCTTCCAGCTCTTCGTGCCCGCGAACTCGGCGGCGAAGAACCTGGCGGGGCTGGGCGGCAAGCCCGTCGCGGTGGCGCAGGGGACCGTGTTCGAGAAGTTCCTGCGCGACCAGAAGTACCCCAATGTGGTGACGTACAGTGGTGAGCCGGAGATCTACCTGGCGCTCGCGTCGGGCCGCGCGGCGGGCATGATCACCACCCGCACGGTGGGCAGCGTTGCCATCAAGAACGGGCAGAAGCTCAAGGCCGCCGGGCCGGTCCTCCAGCAGGACAACCCCTACATCACCCTGGGGAAGAACCAACCGCAGCTCAAGGCCGCCGTGGAAAAGGCGCTCGCGCAGATGCGGGTGGACGGCACCCTCAAGCAGCTCAGCGTGAAGTACCTGGGCTCGAACATCACCGTGCCCACCCGGTAG